The nucleotide window agagaaagtgtgggtGTGTGCAGAGACTCGGGGCAGTCTCTCCATCCAGCTCTGGagcgactttttttttcttttttaatggcatttattaagcacttactacgtgcaaagcactgttctaagctacttGGGGACGGGGGAGTCTTGGGCCTCTCTGCCCATCCCCAACTCTCTCCAAGTGCGTTCCCCACCCCTGCTTCCTCCGCCACACGCAATTCCACCCAGGCTGGGAGTCTCGTCGGCACTGGGAAATTCCCAGGGCCTGACCCCATCAGGATGGGAGAGCTGAGGAGGCCGGGAAGGCGATCTCGAGGACCGGCTGACCCGCCCTTGGGACGACAGGGTGTGGCAACCTCAGATTCATCCCCGGGACACCCCGGGGGTGACCCTAGCTCTCCTGGTTCCCTGTCTCCCGTGGAGATGTGGACCCTGGGGCCACCGGCGTCTGGAGGTGCCCCACCCCTGGTAAGCGTGTCCGGCGGGTTGTCGCCCCGACAGGCGGGGGGACAGCCCCTTCCCCAAGAACGCGGACGGGACGATACGCTACGACTACACGGACTACAAGGAGACGTGGAAAGCCCTGGAGGCgctggtggggaaggggctggtccGGGCCCTCGGGCTCTCCAACTTCAACAGCCGCCAGATTGACGACATTCTCAGCGTGGCCGCCGTCCGGCCCGCCGTGCTGCAGGTGAGGGGGGCGGAGCGGGCTCGGGCTGCCCGGGGGGGagcctcaccctctgctccccgcCCGGCTGGGGGTCCGGACACCGCCGGGACGGGCCCGGGGTGCCCACCCATCCCCCTGACCCCCCGAGTCGTCGGCCCAGGTGGAGTGTCACCCTTACCTGGCTCAGAACGAGCTGATCGCACACTGCCGAGAGCGAGGGCTGGCGGTGACGGCCTACAGCCCCCTGGGCTCTTCGGACCGCACCTGGCGCCTGCCGGAGGAACCCACCCTCCTGGAAGATCCCACCGTCCTGGCGCTGGCCGGCAAATACGGCAGGTCTCCGGCGCAGATCCTGCTCAGGTACTGGGGCCGGGAGCTGCCGAGGCATCCCCTCTTGGCGGACTGGAagttccctgggggcagggagcacgtcttgtgttttccccttaataataataattatggtatatgttcaagtgcttactaagttctaagcactgaggtggaatcaatcaatcgtatttattgagcgcttactgtgtgcagagcactgtacgaagcgcttgggaagtacaagtcggcaacacatagagacagtcgtcatcatcatcaatcgtatttattgagcgcttactgtgtgcactgtactaagcgcttgggaagtacaaattggcaacacatagaggcagtccctacccaacagcgggctcacagtctagaggcaaggtggaagcaagcagatcgggttggacgcagtccctggcccacgtagggctcacttttacagatgaggtaactgaggcccagagaagtaaagtgacttgcccaaggtcacagagcacacaagtggcggagccgggattagaacccgtgaccttctgacgcccaggctctatccactacgccgtgctgcttttcataatgcttaggacggtgccttttccccagtgagcgctcgatagaGACCATCGCTGTtagaaataattatggcatttattgagcactcgggcctgggagtaagaaggacctgggttttaatcccggttctgcccaccccgttcctcccttcaaggccctgctgagagctcacctcctccaggaggccttcccagactgagccccttccttcctctccccctcgtccccctctccatccccccatcttacctccttcccttccccacagcacctgtatatatgtatatatgtttgtacatatttattactctatttatttattttacttgtacatatctattctatttattttattttgttagtatgtttggttttttttctctgtctcccacttttagactgtgagcccactgctgggtagagactgtctctatacgttgccaatttgtacttcccaagcgcttagtacagtgctctgcacatagtaagcgctcaataaatatgactgattgattgattgccacatgtctgctgcgtgaccttgggaagtcacttcacttctctgggcctcagttacctcatctgtaaaatggggatgaagaccgtgagccccatgtgggacggggactgtgtccaacctgactaacctgtagctacaccagtacttagaacagtgcttggcacatagtaagtgcttaacacataataataattatcattagtggtagtagtactatGGGGCAGgtttagagtccctgtcccacaggggacagagaagcagcgtggctcagtgggaaagagcccgggctttggagtccgaggtcatgggttcaaatcccggccccgccacttgtcagctgtgtgactttgggcaagtcacttcacctctctgggcctcagctccctcgtctgtaaaatggggatgaagaccgtgagccccacatgggacaacctcatcactttgtatccccccagcgctcagaacagtgctttgcacatagtaagcgcttaataaatgccatcatcatcatcatcaaggggttcacagtttgagGCAGACCAGGTATTTCGCTCCCTTTTTAGAGACGAGGAAAgaagcccagaaaggttaagtgacttgtcctaggtcacacctaggacagcgtgagaagcagcgtggctctgtggaaagagcccgggttttggagtcaagaggtcatgggttcgtatcccggctccaccacgtgtctgctgtgtgaccttgggcaagtcacttcacttctctgagcctcagttccctcatctggaaaaaatggggattaaaactgtgagccccacgtgggccaacctgatcatcttgtatccccccccagcgcttagaacagtgcttggcacatagtaagcgcttaacaaataataataataataataatgatagcatttattaagcaaagcactgttctaagcgctggggctgttacaaggtgatcaggttgtcccacggcggggctcacagtcttcaaatgccatcatcatcctcatcacacaGTATGTTGGGAGTCAAACTGAGATTAGAAGTGAATCCCagtgccctgctctttccattaggtcacgtctggacccccccccccagcctttcAGAAGCTGCCccggggaaggaagggcaggctGGGGAGGGACAGGCGCCCAGGGCCACCAAGTCTCTGGACGGGACGGAAACGCGAGGCCTTGTGAAAGCCACCCTCTTCCAACCTGTGaggcccccattcattcagtcgtatttattgagcgcttactgcatgcagagcactgtactaagcgcttgggaagtccaagttggcaacatatagagacggtccctacccaacaacgggctaacagcctagaagggggagacaacaacaacggcatttattaagcgcttacaatgtgcagtgcACTTgagacaggtttcaataccatcagaataaatagaattatagctatacacaaaaagcactgttctaagcgatggggtagatacaaggttatcagattgttccatgtggggctcacagtcttaatccccattttacagatgaggtaactgaggcacagggaataataataataataaataataataatggcatttattcagcgcttactatgtgcaaagcactgttctaagcgctggggaggttacaaggtgatgaggtggtcccacgggaggctcacagtcttcatccccattttacagatgaggtaactgaggcccggagaagtgaagtgacttgcccaaagtcacacagctgacaattggcggagccgggatttgaacccatgacctctgactccaaagcccgggctcttttccaccgagccacgctgcttctccagttaagtgacttgcccaaagtcacacagctgacaagtggtggagctggaattagaacctgtgacctctgaatcccaagcccatgctgtttccactgtcacactgcttacaGCAGCAACTAGCCTGGAATAAAGATTCCATAAATaaatacggcatttgttaagcgcatactatgggccaggcgttgtgctaagagctggggtagatacaaactaatcaggttggatttagtccatgtctcaaatgggctcgcagacttaatcccggttttacaaatgaggtgactgaggcccagagaagggaagtgatttgcccaaggtcacacagcagaaagtggggaGCGACGGCCCCCGCAGTGGAGTGCTTGGCtttaggggagggagggaccgtctctatacgttgccaacttgtacttcccaagggcttagtacagtgctctgcacacagtaagcgctcaataaatacgattgattgattgattgacctctgctcCCTGCCGGTCCCCGGCCCCTCCCAGATGGCAGGTGCAGCGGAAAGTCATCTGCATCCCCAAGAGCGTCACGCCTTCTCGCATCCTGGAGAACATTCAGgtgacctcctccttcctcccaactCCCCGGGGACCCCAGCCCCGTCCCGTGTACCGTGCGCGGGGTTACAAGGTgtcaggggtgggatggggggctgCTTTGAGCCTCGAGGGCCTGGGTTGAAtcgaggggcaggaggaagaggagggacagggtACTTGCTGTCTCCGAGTGGGTGAATCGAGTCctgtctttcatcatcaatcggatttattgagcgcttcctgtgtgcagagcactgtactaagtgcttgggaagtccaagttggcaacacatagagacagtccctaccccacagtgggctcacagtctaaagtctttCTCCCCAGCTGTTTGATTTCAGCCTGACCCCGGAGGAGATGAAGCAGATGGCGGCTCTGAACAAGAACTGGCGCTACATCGTACCTATGATCACGGTGAGATTCCTGGCCCAAAGATTGGCCGGGGGCTGGGCCGGGAGCGGGAGCACCTCCCAATCCTCCTTATCCCCTTCTCCTGACTGAGCCCCAGTTTCCCCCTGACCGTCCGTCTCCCTGCCTGTGCGTCTGTCTTTCCCAGGTGGACGGGAAGCGCATCCCGAGGGACGCGGGCCACCCCTTCTACCCCTTCAATGACCCTTACTGACACCTCCGCgggtctccctctgcccaccctgccGCCCGGGGACTGTCCCCCTCGGGCTCTGCCAGGGCAGACACAGCCAATAAAACCGTTGGATTTCGAGACCCagttgtagtaatagtgtttTTGGGACGTTTGTtgggtgcaacacactgttctaagcccttggccCTTCCCTGTCTGGAAGGCAGGCTCCTGgctgggaaggtgggaggaggagggggtcgaACCTCTGTCTCACAGCAGAAATTGGGCTCCGAATctactctcttcctcacttccgtctctatatgttgccaacttgtccttcccgagcgcttagtacagtgctctgcacacggtaagcgctcagtaaatacgattgattggactaagaagcagcgtggctcaggggaaaagagcccgggctttggagtcagagctcaggggttcagattcattcattcattcaatcgtatttgtcgagcgcttaccgtgtgcagagcactggactaagaagcagcgtggctcagtggaaggagcccgggcttcggagtcagaggtcaggggttcaaatcccggctccgccacttgtcgactgtgtgactttgggcaagtcacttcactgggcctcagttctctcatctgcaaaatggggattaagactgtgagccccccgtaggacaacctgatcaccttgtatccgcctcagtgcttagagcagtgctttgcacatagtaagcgcttaataaatgccatcattattaaattgatCCATTTCTCTCGCGCACACCTACATTTGCTAATGAAtttacaagtcattcattcattcagtcgtatttattgagcgcttactgtgtgcagagcactggactaagaagcagcgtggctcagtggaaagagcccgggctttggagtcagaggtcaggggttcaaattcattcattcattcaatcgtatttattgagtgcttactgtgtgcagagcactggactaagaagcagcgtggctcagtggaaaagagcctgggctttggagtcagaggtcaggggttcaaatcccggctccaccacttgtcggctgtgtgactttgggcgagtcacttcacttctctgtgcctcagtcccctcatctgtaaaatgggcatgaagactgtgagccccgccgtgggacaacctgatcaccttgtcacctccccagcgcttagaacagtgctttgtacctagtaagcgcttaataaatgccattattattactaagcgcttggtcactcctctgggccacagttccttcatctagaaaatggggattaagactgtgagccccccgtgggacaacctgatcaccttgtcacctccccagcgcttagaacagtgctttgcacatagtaagcgcttaataaatgccattattattattactaagcgcttggtcactcctctgggccacagttccttcatctagaaaatggggattaagactgtgagcgccccgtgggacaacctgatcaccttgttacctccccagcgcttagaacagtgctttgcacatagtaagcgcttaataaatgccattattattattattattcctgctacCGTTTTCCCCACTGTGCGGCGGGGGAGATGGGAAACCTCCGGGGAAAGGCTTTTGCCCTTATTACTCCGCAAAGGGAAGAGGGGTCGTCGCTGCACTTTTCCAGACGGGTTCACTCCGGCCCACGGAGAAGCCGGGGCCTAACGCTGGTGGGAAACCGGGATGGGAACTTGGAGCCTTTGGGATTGTGGAGTTTGTGAGGAGACCCactgaggcaggaaggagaggactCTGTGGCTGGGCCTGAGCTGGGCCCCGAGGAGGGATCGGGTCCGGATCTGACCCGACTGGCTTGGGGTTCGATTGCGCTCGACGGTTGATGatggatatatatatacgtatatatgtttgtacatatttattactctattttgcttgtacatatctattctatttattttattttgttagtatgtttggttttgttctctgtctcccccttttagactgtgagcccactgttgggaagggactgtctctgtatgttgccaatttgtacttcccaagcgcttagtacagtgctctgcacatagtaagcgctcaataaatacgattgatgatgatgatgatgatgatgacgggcccTGCCTGGATGGTTGTCCCCGGGAAACTGGTCGGGGTTTTGCGGATTTCCACGCGAACGTGACGCATTTCCACACGGTGAGCCCCAACTGCCGTGTGTGCAGGCTCAGGCCTGCCAGCGGTAGACACAGGGCCCAAACTCCCAACCCAACCcacctttggagtcaaaggtcatgagttcaaatccctgctccgccacttcgtcaccatcaatcgtattaattgagcgcttactatgtgcagagcactgtactaagcgcttgggaagtacaaattggcaacatatagaactgctgggtagggactgtctctatatgttgccaat belongs to Tachyglossus aculeatus isolate mTacAcu1 chromosome 18, mTacAcu1.pri, whole genome shotgun sequence and includes:
- the AKR1A1 gene encoding aldo-keto reductase family 1 member A1, whose protein sequence is MASASEVTTLHTGQKMPLLGLGTWKSESGQVKAAIQYALSVGYRHIDCAAAYGNEVEIGEALKESVGPDKPVRREELFVTSKLWNTKHHPEDVEPALRKTLDDLQLDYLDLYLIHWPHAFERGDSPFPKNADGTIRYDYTDYKETWKALEALVGKGLVRALGLSNFNSRQIDDILSVAAVRPAVLQVECHPYLAQNELIAHCRERGLAVTAYSPLGSSDRTWRLPEEPTLLEDPTVLALAGKYGRSPAQILLRWQVQRKVICIPKSVTPSRILENIQLFDFSLTPEEMKQMAALNKNWRYIVPMITVDGKRIPRDAGHPFYPFNDPY